The window AGGTTGATCTGGTGAAAGGAGGTGAGAAATCTCAGCAAAATGTCATCAAAAGAGACCGGAAACCTACCCAGAAGAAGGTCATACGCATGACAAACTCTAGCTGCTCTTCTGGAGGCATATGGAAATTAAATGCTTGAAATTGGTTTTCCTTCTCATTGTCATTAAGATAGCTTCAATGCTAGTATTGGGTACTTGAACCAAAATAAATTGCATGTATATCAATATCTATTCCTGATGGCTGACACATAATTTCACAGaaattaatctaaaatatAGATCAAGCATGTGTATTTACAATGAACTTtcactctttttcttcctaCTGATTATCAAAATGAGCAGCAGCTTGCCAAGTCATTGGTTGGTAAACCACCACAAGCCCATAATCCAGGGGTCAAACATGGAGCAGAATATAGACTTGCCAGGAGGCTAAGCAAATTTCACAAGTCATTCTCTCTAAAACAACTAACAGGCAACAAaccaattaattaaaattaattaaaatcaattaattatacGTTCAAGTTGcaagttgaaaatgaaagcATTCTGTCAGAGAAAGCTGTGTAACTAAACTAATGGGAAAAGCATGGCTGCTTCCATAGCCTTTGAAAATTTCTGATGCAAGTTTGTTAATCTAAATGAAAGAATGTTCAACTTGTAAGCTGATTAGACATTAGATTAAATTTATTCTTGAATGTATTCActtaagaatttttaaatacttgTAAATTAAATGCTTATTGTGCAAGGTACATCAAAGTCTACTCCCCATTAAAGAGGCCCAAGATATTTTACTCTCGATTTTGGCAGAAGAAACTGTTAGAATTCAATTCCATCATGTTatcaaatgaaagaaaaaatcatcACAACTAGAGGAAATAAATCCATACAAGTACATAAAGTAAATCCTTATTTGGgtaatattttgtatttgatgTGACATAATGACATAATATATTAACAGATCATAACAAACAATGACATATCAAGATAATGTTGATCAAAAGTGATTCAACAAATGCAATTGGTTGAATGATAAATCTTGTTTCCATTATTAAAAGTTCAATCGAAAAAGTAATCGCTTCACTATATTTTTCCTAACGGTTAATGATTTAACTAATAAACTTACAAAGaccaaaaattaattacaatcAGGATTTGTTACTAGTATTAGTTAATTTTTGGAAATACCAATAGACTTGTCCCATGCCTTCTATGGATATGATTTTACTTttcagaaagaaaattattaaccataaaaaggaaaacatcATTAACTCGGACCCCATTATTTATAAGGAAAGAAACTTACGTACATACTAATTCAAGAGAATGAAAAATGGCACAGATCCATCCTTCCATCATTCACTTGTTATATTAATTGCACGAACTCTAGacttaaaaaaagaaacaaaacgtACAAAACTTGATTAACATTACAGAAActttaattaagaaatttgtTTATGGAAGAAGCGGGTCGATCTTATTCGAAGATTGCTCAGTGGAAGTATACCCAAAGCCATGGCGCTTGACAGGGAACCACATGAATGCCAAAGAAACTACAAACGTAATCGGGGGCAGTAAGACAAGGCAGACCAAGGCCTTGGCACTGGTTGCAAACGATGGGTAGAAACACTCCACGGTGTTAGGTTCCAAAAGGACCAAGACAGCAAACACGACTGCTGAAAAGAAAGCATGAACGAAGTCGCCAAACCTCAGCTTGTAGCTCGACAAGTCCACTGATTCCGAGTTGGGTGATGGCCAAAGACCCTTAAAAGTTGCTACCCCATAGTGAGTTTTGCCGTCACTCCCTTTGTAACTGTCGGTGAAGGTGCTGAAGATGCAAGAGAAGCCGCAGAGGCCAATGAGGATGCCCGACAGGTACTTGTTAAGCCTGTCGCATTTGCCATAGTCGGTGAAAACAGGGTTTAGGAATTGGAAAACGAAGACTGTTCCTGTTGGAAGGAACTTGATAAGGTTGCCGATTTTTGAGCATATTGAATCAAGTTCCATCTTGGGTTTGTTTTGCTTTCAAACCAGGAAGTGACCCTCGAAAGAAATGTTTCAGGATTTGGAGTATAGTAAGCCTGTTCTtgtatgtatttatagggGAAGAATCTGACTATATGAGTAAAAAAACACCTTAGGAGAAAGTGGAGAGAATGGATAAAGAAAATAGAGACGATTGCTTCCACGTAAAATTCAGTGAAGTATTCACAGAGATGCGTAGAGGACCTAAGGAGGATAGAATAATAGTTAGAAACGTAAAACACTTGCTTTGAGCTTAAATCTGTTAACAAGTTGTTTTCAAGGTATGCAGAATCTTGCATTAATTTTTGCCTTTAACCTTGTAGAATTGGAAACTTCTTGCACTCAGATTGGTCTCAAATGAACATGTGAGATAAATTAAGCATCAACCAATCAAAAGGAACCCAACTTACATCCCAAGAAGAATCATATTacattgttttgttttttctcatttcttagTGGGATAAATCAAGGTTCTAATTGGCTCTAGGATCCCTTACGTAACactttttttgcttttgttgaATGTGTCAGATTAGTATTATTTAAGGCCAGCTATGCCTAATTAATCCAGAGTATTATATCTACTGCCAAGGGGTTGCTTGTTTAACACAAtttgatgaagaagaaaaccTACCTATCAATGTCTTTCAAACATTGTGAGCAAGGTTTTTATTATCTTGGGAGTCAGCTAATCATTGCCTGGTATTCTCAAGATACAGATTTTTTTTCTGAGGAAACTGTCAAGTTTCTGATTATATTTTCTTGGCAAAAGATAAAGAACAAGATAATCCAGTTCATGCAAGCTAATTAAGAACTTTATTGGGTGTTGCTTGGATGTCAAACAAGCGTGCTAAGACCTCTAATTATAGGGAAAAGATAGTTAAACTTGACTTTTCTGCAATGGGGGAAACCATATAGTATTAAATAGACACGACATTTGAAGCAAAACTAATGGAGATGTTTAACTACCAGTCTGATCCCCTCATTCAACCAGATGATTACAATCTCTAAAGCCTTTGCCTGTTGAAATTTAAGAGGGCTGCTGCCCCTTTGCAACGGGAATGCTATACTGACTGAAAATGTCCCCATGCATGGACCATTGTCCTTTGCCATCTGCCTTTGGCCATTGTCCAATTTGACATGTTCTTTTACTTACTCTTCATCTCCTTCTTTGATTGTTTGGTGTTGAACTTAACTACATAATTTGTACTGAATTTCATTGCATAGTTTACGTAAACGACTTTGATTATAATCAGTTTGGAGCAAAAAGATAATGAATCAATTTATTCTCTTGTTTGGAATTGAGAAATCCAAATTTGAACTTGCTGCTTAAATTCCTGAcatttaaccttttttttttttcttgcatgCCAAACATAATTAAGTTATTGTTTATCATGaaactttgaaaaatatttatatatctttttacaaattttaaaatctccatTTCTGAGATTAATTACgtaacaataaataaaaaatatttaaatattgttgaaaatttgtttttaaaatacgTCATGTGCGTTGAAACTTAAtgtattatttatcttttaagtTTTTCAAACGAAATTGGTTCCCCTTCCAAACGTCCCctacaatttctttttgttctttatgaTGAAAAACGTCACCAAAAGAATTTCATTGTGATATTACCCAAGTTTTGAACCCTCAATTTTTGTTACAATTTGAGACATATATTCTTAATTTGCATGATCCATATGctaataaaaagaattttgatcATTAATTAGGACATGAAATTATCTCCTTAAATTTTGTATAATgaaattatcttttattttttcaatttaaaagttgttttcaaagttaagaaaagcttagaaggaaaaatatcattatttcaTAATACATCAAACCCTAGtacataaaataattcaagggGTGCTGGAATGCATTTGACATATCCTTCTCCCCtcttacatttcatcaaacaaaTATTTTGCTTACAAagtaaaaagggaaagaaCAAACAAAGAAGATTACAAAGATTTGTCTAACAATCCTGATAAACCAAGTAATATTTATTCATGAACCAAGCAAATTAAGAGTCGTTCGAAGAGCTTGAGGAATCAGTACTAGAACGGTAGCCTATGCCCTGGCGGCTGTTAGGGAGTGCCATGAAGAGTGTTCCCGAGATTGCACCGATGACAGGAGGCAAAGCCATGAGCAAAGCCTTCTCCGTAGACTCAAACGATGGATAAAAGCACTGCACGGTGTTGGAATCCAACAGAGACAACACGGCGAAGACGATGACAGAGAAGAATGCATGGACGAAGTCGCTGATCGTCAGCTTGTAGCTTGACAAGTTAGATGAACCCGAATTTGTAGAAGGCCAAAGACCACTAACCGTGGCTATACCATAATGAACTATCCCGTCGCTGCCTTTGTAGCTATCTGTAAAGCTAGCGAAAGCACAGGAGAAGCCGCAAAGGCCAATGAGAATGCTGGTGAGGACCTTGTTGGCAGGGCTGCAATCACCGTTGTTGGTTAGGATAGGGTTCAGGAACTGGAATATGAAGACAGTTCCTGTCGGGAGGAGCTTGATAAGGTTCCCGATACTTGTAAATGTTTTGTCCGAGATGGAAGTTGACGAGGAAGAGGTGCTGGATTTAGCCATTTTTGGGAGGGTTGGGGAGGTAGATGCGGGAGTGAAGTTCCTTAATTTTCCTGGAAAATGAGGTATTCCTGAGGAATATTTATAGAGAGAAGGGGGCCGGTGGAGGTTGAGGGATAGGAGAGAGTTACTTCTACGTAATATTGGGCTACTGTAGATAGAATGGTTTTGCTTATACTCTTCGAAAGCTTGCTTTAAGCATGAGGTTTGAACCCTTTTTACAAAGCCACACATGCCTTATCTTCAATCAATTTTCCCATGAACCAAACATTCAAAGCAAATCATTGTGCTTTGATTTCAACATAAAaaccaattatttataagtcagAGCATCCAAAATGTACaagattttaattatgaatattattataaatttttaatttgggTCAGACAAGAAAATGATCTCATTTTTTTCCGCTAAAACAGGGTTGCATTCATCACTTCTTGATTTGTTTTCACTTACAAATTCctaattaatcaatttgactaaatcaattaattaattaattactctTACTAGATAGAGTATAATAATCTTGTTTAAGCTAGCAATATTTATCCTTATCCCAATACCctttttagtttattatatTAAGACCCATATGTAAAAACGTGTTacgttaattaattatttgacaTTGGAAGCTATTATTGagctaaatatatatatatatatatatatatatatatatatatatatatatatatatatatataNNNNNNNNNNNNNNNNNNNNNNNNNNNNNNNNNNNNNNNNNNNNNNNNNNNNNNNNNNNNNNNNNNNNNNNNNNNNNNNNNNNNNNNNTCAAATTAAAGATTTGCATAATCAACAAGACAATTAAGTCTTGTCAATTGTTAATTAGAGCCGGTTGAGTAGCAGATTAGCACTCgaaattgattaatgatatTCGGTAATTACTTCAAATTGTTTATTTAGTaaatatcatataaaaaaCTTTAATACAATCTTATCCAACccagaattttaattttataaattaaaatattatattacaaatatttttatgaagaAACTCGTCAATTTTACAAAGTAAATTTAACATGATAACCTACTTCTAAATtcacattaaaaataataattaaatatgaaataaaatatcaattgtgaaatcatatatatatatatatatatatatatatatatatatatattattttgtcaAGTTATTACAAAATCATAAATTGGACTAAGGTATTGAGAGAAGATGAATTTGCCAAGGTTCAAATCATGATATttgcaaaaatttaaaatttttttccctcATTCAACTGGTTTGGAAcgaattttattcaatatccACATCTAATTCTATTTATATGTGAACAATTTTTTATAGCGAGAATCTTAACCCTCAAACTCAAATTCTATCCAAAAGCATTTCGagtattaatttttcaatccAAAATCTACCTGtattcatttataaatatcCAAAACCGTATTAATTGAGTTTAATTGAGAAAATCAGCTAATAAATTGTACAATTACAGTTTTTAATCTAATTACCAAATTGGTGCCTGATTTTGGGTCACAAGTTTGGTGAGCAGCTCGATCACTATCAGGCTAATCTTTCAACTCCTAAGGAGAGTATTGTACAATCTTATGGTTGTTTCTTTAAATGGGTCAGATGCTTTTTAGGTAATTTAAATATGGAATAGGGAActtacaaaattaataattattgaaGTTTCTGTGATCTAGTTAACTAAATTTTCCTAGATGCAATTATCATGGTTGGTGTAAGTGAGTTACTTTGAACTagaaactaaatcaaaattgtCTCTTTTAGAAT is drawn from Theobroma cacao cultivar B97-61/B2 chromosome 4, Criollo_cocoa_genome_V2, whole genome shotgun sequence and contains these coding sequences:
- the LOC18603392 gene encoding uncharacterized protein LOC18603392, whose amino-acid sequence is MELDSICSKIGNLIKFLPTGTVFVFQFLNPVFTDYGKCDRLNKYLSGILIGLCGFSCIFSTFTDSYKGSDGKTHYGVATFKGLWPSPNSESVDLSSYKLRFGDFVHAFFSAVVFAVLVLLEPNTVECFYPSFATSAKALVCLVLLPPITFVVSLAFMWFPVKRHGFGYTSTEQSSNKIDPLLP
- the LOC18603393 gene encoding uncharacterized protein LOC18603393, giving the protein MAKSSTSSSSTSISDKTFTSIGNLIKLLPTGTVFIFQFLNPILTNNGDCSPANKVLTSILIGLCGFSCAFASFTDSYKGSDGIVHYGIATVSGLWPSTNSGSSNLSSYKLTISDFVHAFFSVIVFAVLSLLDSNTVQCFYPSFESTEKALLMALPPVIGAISGTLFMALPNSRQGIGYRSSTDSSSSSNDS